In one Natronosalvus amylolyticus genomic region, the following are encoded:
- a CDS encoding SDR family NAD(P)-dependent oxidoreductase, with product MDEFEGRQVTPTSKGLTLLTGAASGIGRELARVFAANGHDLVLVDIDESGLEAVESMLATEPGTVRDRIVVDLTDEGAIDRVENRVRALEHPLAILVNNAGVPVYGHFSETTFEDERRLLRLNVEALTALTDRFLPGMLERGRGRILNTASLAGVVPVPTAAVYGGSKAYVHSFSLALADELGDTPVTVTALCPGETETGFMERGGMERSAVADGELMSPKTVARIGYDGLMDGKRVVVPGWRNRIRYRLSRLLPAWLGGRLAKRLWAGSG from the coding sequence ATGGACGAATTCGAGGGTCGCCAGGTGACACCCACTTCGAAGGGGCTGACCCTGCTCACCGGCGCGGCGAGTGGCATCGGCCGGGAACTCGCCCGAGTGTTCGCAGCCAACGGCCACGACCTGGTACTGGTCGACATCGACGAGTCGGGCCTCGAGGCGGTCGAATCGATGCTCGCAACGGAACCCGGAACGGTTAGGGACCGTATCGTCGTCGACCTCACCGACGAGGGAGCTATCGACCGCGTCGAAAATCGAGTGAGGGCACTCGAGCACCCGCTCGCAATCCTGGTCAACAACGCGGGTGTCCCGGTGTACGGCCACTTCAGTGAGACGACGTTCGAGGACGAACGGCGACTGCTCAGGCTCAACGTCGAAGCCCTCACGGCACTGACCGACCGGTTTCTCCCCGGCATGCTCGAGCGCGGTCGAGGGCGAATACTCAACACGGCTTCGCTGGCGGGTGTCGTTCCTGTTCCCACGGCGGCCGTCTACGGCGGGAGCAAGGCCTACGTTCACTCGTTTTCGCTCGCGCTGGCAGACGAACTCGGAGACACGCCCGTCACGGTGACCGCGCTCTGTCCCGGCGAAACCGAGACCGGGTTCATGGAACGTGGCGGCATGGAGCGATCGGCCGTCGCCGACGGCGAGTTGATGTCTCCCAAAACCGTCGCTCGAATCGGGTACGACGGGCTCATGGATGGCAAGCGAGTCGTGGTTCCCGGCTGGCGAAATCGGATTCGATATCGACTCTCGAGGCTGCTACCGGCCTGGCTCGGCGGGCGACTCGCAAAGCGGCTGTG
- a CDS encoding A24 family peptidase C-terminal domain-containing protein: MYDLVSIASTPDLLRLVVVPVFAWAAIRDIKTRRISSDLWIPLTALATLLFVWDGWVAYRTGGVVWSHEFVIPAAMSLGLVVPIAYLFWWFGGFGGADAKALLVLALLFPTYPVYVIGSTVFPIIDPPIASAFSLTILTNAVLVGALIPVALAVRNAVAGRFGRVMFIGWPTDWTAIPTTHGRLLETPEGGTRHGLDLDALRMYLRWRGLSLESLRADPERYRDPDSLPAEPNPPTDGAVNAIAADGGSSTAVETQSADESEEDDLTPSGDTRPRSSDDPWGAATFLEDIEGTAYGTDPETLRDGLEVLVERDVVWVSPGTPFLVPVFLGLVCALVYGDLLLSVLL; this comes from the coding sequence GTGTACGATCTCGTATCCATCGCGTCGACGCCCGACCTGTTGCGTCTGGTCGTCGTCCCGGTGTTCGCCTGGGCGGCGATCCGGGATATCAAAACCCGGCGTATCTCGAGCGATCTCTGGATTCCGCTGACGGCGCTCGCGACACTCCTGTTCGTCTGGGACGGCTGGGTCGCCTATCGGACCGGTGGCGTCGTCTGGTCTCACGAGTTCGTGATTCCAGCGGCGATGAGCCTGGGGTTGGTCGTCCCCATCGCGTACCTGTTCTGGTGGTTCGGCGGTTTCGGCGGCGCGGACGCCAAGGCGTTGCTCGTCCTCGCGCTGTTGTTCCCGACCTATCCCGTCTACGTCATCGGGTCGACGGTATTCCCCATCATCGACCCGCCCATCGCGAGTGCGTTCTCGCTCACCATCCTGACCAACGCGGTTCTGGTGGGTGCGTTGATCCCGGTTGCCCTCGCCGTCAGAAACGCCGTCGCGGGTCGGTTCGGCCGGGTCATGTTCATCGGCTGGCCAACGGACTGGACGGCAATTCCCACAACCCACGGCCGCCTGCTCGAGACGCCCGAGGGCGGCACGCGACACGGTCTCGATCTCGACGCCCTCCGGATGTATCTTCGCTGGCGGGGACTCTCACTCGAGTCGCTGCGCGCTGACCCCGAGCGGTATCGCGACCCGGACTCGCTGCCGGCAGAACCAAATCCGCCGACGGATGGTGCCGTGAACGCCATCGCCGCCGATGGTGGCTCGAGCACGGCAGTGGAGACACAGTCAGCGGACGAATCCGAGGAGGACGATCTGACTCCCTCCGGGGATACCCGTCCCCGGTCGTCCGACGACCCCTGGGGTGCCGCGACGTTTCTCGAGGACATCGAGGGGACGGCCTACGGCACCGATCCCGAAACCTTGCGGGACGGCCTCGAGGTACTGGTCGAACGCGACGTCGTCTGGGTTTCGCCGGGGACGCCGTTTCTGGTGCCGGTCTTTCTCGGACTGGTGTGTGCACTCGTCTACGGCGACCTGCTGTTGAGCGTGTTGCTCTGA
- a CDS encoding tRNA (guanine(26)-N(2))-dimethyltransferase, with the protein MRVTEGGVEFEVPGEQTEGVEEAVFYNPRQELNRDLTIAALRAFRERQPAARRYLDAMTASGVRGLRAAVDGWDVTCCDREPEAVSLATENLERAGFELGRDVAVEARNANALMHDNVFDVIDLDPYGTPMPFADAAFARCRHLVCVTATDTAPLCGAHFNSGMRSYGAVPRNTEYHPEMGVRILLSALARSAARFDVGVTPILTHATSHYVRTFLELERKPTAADRTLERLGFLVHCEDCLYREHAHGLAPDAGLPLETCPNCGGSRVLVAGPLWLAGMQDRQFVADVRERIPDAFGTASKGRRLLETLEDELDTPTHYDQHKLCKNWTLSANAMDEFLADLEAAGYEASPAHYSGTAFKTDAHVDEILEATRANLH; encoded by the coding sequence ATGCGCGTGACGGAAGGTGGCGTCGAGTTCGAGGTGCCCGGCGAGCAGACCGAAGGCGTCGAGGAGGCGGTGTTTTACAACCCACGCCAGGAGCTGAACCGCGACCTGACGATTGCCGCGTTGCGAGCCTTTCGCGAGCGCCAGCCCGCGGCTCGCCGGTATCTGGACGCGATGACCGCCAGCGGTGTCCGCGGGCTTCGAGCCGCCGTCGACGGCTGGGACGTCACCTGCTGTGATCGAGAGCCCGAGGCGGTTTCGCTCGCGACGGAGAACCTCGAACGGGCGGGCTTCGAACTCGGTCGCGACGTGGCCGTCGAAGCCCGAAACGCGAACGCGCTGATGCACGACAACGTGTTCGACGTCATCGACCTCGACCCCTACGGGACGCCGATGCCGTTCGCCGACGCGGCCTTCGCCCGCTGTCGACATCTGGTCTGTGTCACCGCGACGGATACGGCCCCGCTGTGTGGCGCCCATTTCAACAGCGGGATGCGCTCGTACGGTGCAGTCCCCCGGAACACGGAGTACCATCCCGAGATGGGGGTCCGCATCCTGCTGTCTGCTCTCGCCAGGAGCGCCGCCCGTTTCGACGTGGGCGTCACCCCGATTCTCACCCACGCAACCAGCCACTACGTTCGGACGTTTCTCGAACTCGAGCGCAAGCCGACCGCTGCCGACCGCACCCTCGAGCGACTCGGCTTTCTCGTCCACTGTGAGGACTGCCTGTACCGCGAACACGCCCACGGGCTGGCTCCCGACGCTGGCCTTCCACTCGAGACGTGCCCAAACTGTGGCGGCTCACGAGTGCTGGTCGCAGGGCCGCTCTGGCTCGCCGGGATGCAAGATCGGCAGTTCGTCGCCGACGTGCGAGAGCGCATCCCCGACGCCTTCGGTACGGCCTCGAAGGGACGCCGCCTGCTCGAGACCCTCGAGGACGAACTCGACACGCCGACTCACTACGACCAGCACAAACTGTGCAAAAACTGGACCCTCTCGGCCAACGCCATGGACGAGTTTCTGGCCGACCTCGAGGCAGCCGGCTACGAGGCCTCACCTGCCCACTACAGCGGGACGGCGTTCAAAACGGACGCCCACGTCGACGAGATTCTCGAGGCGACGAGAGCGAACCTGCACTGA
- a CDS encoding helix-turn-helix domain-containing protein — translation MAASKYTASPCSAADESDTAVRMVLAFEDFETASEVLRSFTGGQYGETARVEHLSRPNAGSCVITIDHISEKRLEAVRTAIEAGYYERPRAVSLSELAATFDISSSAMSQRLTAVEHTLIKTLYEQGLTSDTSCTQD, via the coding sequence ATGGCTGCCTCGAAGTACACCGCTTCCCCGTGTTCAGCTGCAGACGAGAGCGACACGGCCGTGCGGATGGTGCTCGCGTTCGAGGATTTCGAGACAGCGAGTGAGGTGCTCCGGTCATTCACTGGGGGCCAGTACGGTGAAACAGCCCGCGTCGAGCATCTCAGCCGGCCAAACGCCGGATCGTGTGTTATCACGATCGACCACATTTCCGAGAAACGGCTCGAGGCCGTCCGGACGGCTATCGAGGCGGGCTACTACGAGCGGCCACGGGCTGTGTCGCTCTCTGAACTCGCAGCGACCTTCGATATCTCGTCGTCTGCGATGTCACAGCGACTGACAGCGGTCGAACACACGCTCATCAAGACCCTGTACGAACAGGGTCTCACGAGCGACACGTCGTGCACACAGGACTAA
- a CDS encoding TorD/DmsD family molecular chaperone → MTESLTTRGQGGADMEPETVASVYGLLARCFEQPDDATIHALESGTLAEAIASSARDIDVETEAPSPPEEPLESYLETFEGFDGPSAPPVASVYKPWWDGTIRGVLSGPPAHDMERRYQAIDAEIPPEYQPDHIALLLEYGSLLLEDGAKEAYRDFHRTHFDWIESFRERVEETCRVPFYVWAVRTLETVLHRTASAFDCVPATGGEP, encoded by the coding sequence ATGACCGAATCACTGACAACACGGGGACAGGGAGGTGCGGATATGGAGCCGGAGACGGTCGCCTCGGTGTACGGGCTGCTCGCCCGCTGTTTCGAACAGCCGGATGACGCGACCATCCACGCCCTCGAGTCGGGCACGCTCGCCGAAGCGATAGCGTCGTCGGCCAGAGACATCGACGTCGAAACAGAAGCACCATCCCCGCCGGAGGAGCCACTTGAGTCGTATCTCGAAACGTTCGAGGGGTTCGATGGCCCGTCAGCACCACCGGTCGCCTCCGTCTATAAACCGTGGTGGGATGGGACAATCCGCGGAGTCCTGTCCGGGCCACCGGCACACGATATGGAACGACGGTATCAGGCGATAGACGCCGAGATTCCACCCGAGTACCAACCCGATCACATCGCGCTCTTGCTCGAGTACGGGTCGTTGCTCCTCGAGGATGGAGCCAAGGAGGCATACAGGGACTTCCATCGAACCCACTTCGACTGGATTGAGTCGTTTCGCGAGCGCGTCGAGGAGACGTGTCGTGTTCCGTTCTACGTCTGGGCGGTCCGAACACTCGAGACAGTATTGCACCGAACGGCGAGCGCGTTCGACTGTGTACCAGCGACCGGGGGTGAACCGTAA
- the nrfD gene encoding NrfD/PsrC family molybdoenzyme membrane anchor subunit: MTFTVTALEVFVEFRWLSADYWDLSIPVYLYLAVVAGGAYLTGASAWFLRRWRGSDSNGLETEILRWGFLVSVLSAGGAGLAVLSHLAVYYRAILFPVYLTNYDSWITIGTWILVMLSVLAIVCLVLQLFGEAAAEGDGASRWPRWFVAKLGLLDVVDRFVDRIRPPTAGLALLHVVGSLFALATIYTGFELAIVETVPLWNQPVLVPLLFLTSGVAAGIGSTLAVTMVFEREITPMFGGYAAVGGVLSGVSLLIAGYGWTQLAANNTPAAAASYSSLTDGLLAFGVWVVALGFALALLAGVFLGLAAATGRLTASVERIGGPVLIGSFGLLFVSSLLLRVLLLLAAEQDPVVVVV, translated from the coding sequence ATGACGTTCACAGTCACTGCACTCGAGGTGTTCGTGGAATTCCGCTGGCTGTCGGCGGACTACTGGGATCTCTCGATCCCGGTCTATCTCTACCTGGCGGTCGTCGCCGGTGGGGCGTATCTCACCGGTGCGTCCGCCTGGTTCCTTCGACGATGGCGCGGGTCGGATTCGAACGGTCTCGAGACCGAAATCCTTCGCTGGGGGTTTCTGGTCTCGGTACTCAGCGCGGGCGGTGCTGGATTGGCCGTCCTCTCGCACCTGGCAGTGTACTACCGGGCGATCCTCTTCCCGGTGTATCTGACGAATTACGACTCCTGGATTACCATCGGGACGTGGATACTGGTGATGCTGTCAGTGCTCGCAATCGTCTGTCTGGTGCTCCAGTTGTTCGGAGAAGCCGCTGCGGAAGGTGACGGCGCGAGTCGATGGCCTCGGTGGTTCGTTGCCAAACTCGGACTGCTGGATGTCGTCGACCGGTTCGTCGACCGCATCCGGCCACCCACCGCCGGGCTCGCCCTCTTGCACGTCGTGGGAAGTCTCTTCGCACTGGCGACCATCTACACCGGATTCGAGCTGGCAATCGTCGAGACGGTTCCGCTCTGGAACCAGCCGGTGTTGGTGCCGCTATTGTTCCTGACCAGTGGTGTGGCCGCCGGAATCGGGAGCACGCTCGCGGTCACGATGGTGTTCGAGCGAGAAATCACACCGATGTTCGGCGGATACGCGGCAGTCGGCGGCGTCCTCTCCGGCGTCAGTCTGCTGATTGCCGGATACGGCTGGACGCAACTCGCGGCGAACAACACCCCTGCGGCGGCAGCCTCGTACTCGTCGTTAACCGACGGGCTGCTTGCGTTTGGCGTCTGGGTCGTCGCACTCGGGTTCGCGCTCGCCTTGCTCGCGGGCGTCTTCCTCGGTCTCGCCGCGGCCACTGGCCGGCTTACGGCGTCCGTCGAACGGATCGGCGGACCCGTCTTGATCGGATCGTTCGGGCTCCTCTTCGTCAGCAGCCTGTTGCTCCGAGTCCTCCTGTTGCTCGCGGCCGAGCAGGATCCGGTGGTGGTCGTCGTATGA
- a CDS encoding 4Fe-4S dicluster domain-containing protein, whose amino-acid sequence MGEQWMFYFDPNRCIGCHACSISCKQRHDRDPDAEDWRTVTHLSQGEYPDFEEVPVSMSCMHCHDAPCEKVCPPNAIEKREEDGIVTVNRDRCIGCHYCAWACPYGAPTYGDDGLMSKCNMCLGEGPGSGHGQPAKQKPEDGGAKPSCVDNCVGEAIKAGPVSEMKAEASGAAAERFENGAYESRVIVEPIAERAPLHEDTDESSDTVDNRDEPATKTEQSDTQTAGWLNG is encoded by the coding sequence ATGGGAGAACAGTGGATGTTCTACTTCGACCCGAACCGCTGTATCGGGTGTCACGCCTGTTCGATCTCGTGTAAGCAGCGACACGATCGCGATCCGGACGCCGAGGACTGGCGTACAGTGACACACCTCTCACAGGGAGAGTATCCCGACTTCGAGGAAGTACCGGTCTCGATGTCGTGTATGCACTGTCACGACGCGCCCTGTGAGAAGGTCTGTCCGCCAAACGCCATCGAAAAGCGCGAAGAAGACGGGATCGTAACCGTCAACCGAGACCGCTGTATCGGCTGTCACTACTGTGCGTGGGCGTGCCCGTACGGCGCGCCGACCTACGGCGATGACGGGCTGATGTCGAAGTGTAACATGTGTCTCGGTGAGGGGCCCGGTAGCGGTCACGGCCAGCCAGCGAAACAAAAACCAGAAGATGGCGGCGCGAAGCCGTCCTGCGTCGACAACTGTGTCGGCGAGGCTATCAAGGCCGGGCCCGTGAGCGAGATGAAGGCCGAAGCCTCGGGTGCTGCTGCAGAGCGCTTCGAAAACGGTGCCTACGAGTCCCGCGTTATCGTCGAACCGATCGCCGAGCGGGCACCACTCCACGAAGACACCGACGAGTCGAGTGACACGGTCGATAACCGAGACGAACCTGCCACAAAAACCGAACAGTCGGACACCCAGACAGCAGGGTGGCTCAACGGGTGA
- a CDS encoding molybdopterin-containing oxidoreductase family protein — translation MSKSNAGEVALSRRSLLKVSGATLGAMSLGGCLGVLDDETDRDLDRLSDAEVAYGNCWMCHHACGQEVAVNDGTIVDITGVDGHPRSSAGPGREGTLCPKGLAEMEKAHDPDRITQPYIREDGELRQADWDEAFEYAATRLKALDEQYGAETFLNAASWATTNLHEIVWGNLYGTPERIGRGRHVCFGGAHLSGNLMGVGADMRFVDYQNADYIIAWGRNLFESFAGQWEPKGVLEALDNGAKLVVVDPQHTPTAQKADEWLPIEPRTDGALALAMGHVIVEENLYDEAFVEEWTYGFERYREEVADKTPEWASERTGLEPGVIRQIAVEFAEAAPAAGIALWTGVGQYAESQKASQAVFALNGLVGNIDRPGGLRFWRGPPFSNPFEVRDIDLPNNAAGKTPALRKYEEYEKYPFRHTTGIGHNQIPEMVENGHIRGMYCHYDNPLTDGNTQAWLEALEEMELIITVDAYWNELTRHADVVFPEAIQLEKDTLIDYAPAWSAYHENRWVSASKAAVEPQGNTKPGFDILKGIAEAMGWGEYIPWQSEAEYNEDMLANIDYSFEEVAQENFVILDEFGYEQWKDSGFSTATGKFQFYLDEEDGYRRSIEEVDEQVPDVDLHTGPQWVPPGTFGDTPDGEYPLHFYDTRAVFFAFGADQVLDHPREQYARKHGLASEEYEGNYLVMNTADADERGIETGDMVTVATEKGDGEVMAYVSERTPPGFVTAEFGFGQGNSKEDGMNTMIVHDGQTDPISSQVDRHIAAEVRKTGGD, via the coding sequence ATGAGTAAAAGCAACGCTGGAGAGGTCGCCCTCTCACGGCGGTCGTTACTGAAAGTGAGCGGGGCTACTCTCGGTGCGATGAGTCTGGGTGGCTGTCTCGGTGTTCTCGATGACGAAACGGATCGGGATCTTGACCGACTCAGCGATGCGGAGGTCGCCTACGGGAACTGCTGGATGTGTCACCACGCCTGTGGCCAGGAAGTCGCGGTCAACGATGGCACGATCGTCGACATCACCGGTGTGGATGGCCACCCGCGTAGCAGCGCCGGCCCGGGGAGGGAGGGAACACTCTGTCCGAAAGGGCTCGCAGAGATGGAGAAAGCCCACGACCCGGACAGAATAACCCAGCCCTACATCCGGGAGGATGGTGAACTCCGCCAGGCCGACTGGGACGAAGCCTTCGAGTACGCAGCCACGCGCCTGAAAGCGTTAGACGAGCAGTATGGTGCAGAGACGTTTCTCAACGCCGCGAGCTGGGCGACGACGAACCTGCACGAAATCGTCTGGGGCAACCTCTACGGAACGCCCGAACGAATCGGTCGTGGTCGGCACGTCTGTTTCGGCGGTGCGCACCTGAGCGGAAATCTCATGGGTGTCGGAGCGGACATGCGCTTCGTCGATTATCAGAACGCCGACTACATCATCGCCTGGGGGCGAAACCTCTTCGAGTCTTTCGCAGGCCAGTGGGAACCCAAGGGAGTGCTCGAAGCACTCGACAACGGCGCAAAGCTGGTCGTCGTCGACCCACAGCACACGCCAACGGCACAGAAGGCCGACGAGTGGTTGCCGATCGAGCCACGGACGGACGGCGCATTGGCACTGGCAATGGGCCACGTCATCGTCGAAGAAAACCTGTACGACGAGGCGTTCGTCGAAGAGTGGACCTACGGCTTCGAGCGCTACCGGGAGGAAGTCGCCGACAAGACACCCGAGTGGGCCAGTGAACGAACCGGCCTCGAGCCTGGCGTGATTCGACAGATCGCCGTCGAGTTTGCCGAAGCAGCACCTGCAGCTGGAATCGCCCTCTGGACAGGCGTCGGTCAGTACGCCGAGTCCCAGAAGGCTTCCCAGGCTGTCTTCGCTCTCAACGGGCTCGTCGGGAACATCGACCGTCCGGGTGGACTTCGGTTCTGGCGAGGACCGCCGTTCTCGAATCCGTTCGAGGTTCGCGATATCGACCTCCCGAACAACGCTGCGGGGAAAACGCCCGCACTCAGGAAATACGAAGAGTACGAGAAGTACCCGTTCCGGCACACCACGGGAATCGGCCACAACCAGATCCCCGAGATGGTCGAAAACGGGCACATTCGGGGCATGTACTGTCACTACGACAATCCGCTAACTGACGGAAACACGCAGGCCTGGCTCGAGGCGCTCGAAGAGATGGAGCTAATCATTACGGTGGACGCCTACTGGAACGAACTCACGCGACACGCTGACGTGGTCTTCCCCGAGGCGATCCAGCTGGAGAAAGACACCCTCATCGATTATGCCCCGGCCTGGAGCGCCTACCACGAGAATCGGTGGGTATCCGCGTCGAAAGCGGCAGTCGAGCCACAGGGGAACACAAAGCCCGGCTTCGACATCCTGAAGGGGATCGCGGAGGCGATGGGCTGGGGCGAGTACATCCCCTGGCAAAGCGAAGCCGAGTACAACGAGGATATGCTGGCGAACATCGATTACAGCTTCGAGGAGGTCGCCCAGGAAAATTTCGTTATCCTCGACGAATTCGGCTACGAACAGTGGAAAGACAGCGGGTTCTCGACGGCGACGGGGAAATTCCAGTTCTATCTCGACGAGGAAGACGGATACAGGCGATCTATCGAGGAAGTGGACGAGCAGGTTCCGGACGTCGACCTCCACACTGGCCCGCAGTGGGTGCCGCCCGGAACGTTCGGGGACACACCTGACGGCGAGTATCCGCTGCACTTCTATGACACGCGAGCCGTGTTTTTCGCCTTCGGTGCCGACCAGGTGCTCGACCATCCACGCGAGCAGTACGCGCGGAAACACGGGCTCGCCAGCGAGGAGTACGAAGGAAACTACCTCGTCATGAACACGGCGGATGCCGACGAACGTGGCATCGAAACGGGAGATATGGTCACGGTTGCCACCGAGAAAGGCGACGGAGAGGTAATGGCATACGTCAGCGAACGAACCCCGCCCGGGTTCGTCACCGCCGAGTTCGGCTTCGGTCAGGGCAATTCAAAGGAAGACGGTATGAACACCATGATAGTACACGACGGACAGACGGATCCGATCTCCTCACAGGTGGACAGGCACATCGCTGCCGAGGTGCGGAAAACAGGGGGTGACTGA
- a CDS encoding 4Fe-4S ferredoxin N-terminal domain-containing protein has product MAPKNSQDPLRTLESLDSEPEESEYDQELGRSAGEAAKRVAAGELSEERFYELYHEQFEAEFGDDYVPPEAISHE; this is encoded by the coding sequence ATGGCACCCAAAAATTCACAGGATCCGTTGCGGACACTCGAGTCTCTGGACAGCGAACCCGAGGAGAGCGAATACGACCAGGAACTCGGACGGTCCGCCGGGGAGGCTGCAAAACGTGTAGCGGCCGGTGAGTTGTCCGAAGAGCGCTTTTACGAACTGTATCACGAACAGTTCGAGGCGGAGTTCGGTGACGACTACGTCCCACCGGAGGCGATCAGCCATGAGTAA
- a CDS encoding helix-turn-helix domain-containing protein: MTQLESTPAQSNVGESAVTLHSGPVSDRAVRAELEIERGGSCPVDDLEADIVGFDIRFQGNRCLAEAEIRECEDQTTTTKQFSSDVCTHCPGIVFSVYDCIPRFLEATEDTFVVETHLESVDVLSALVNDIRERANRVTVRSITHTGVSDQNERCSIDLSVLTPKQREAITVAQEAGYYDLDSSGSLGTVADRIGISKSALSQRLSRAEGNILRQLNCACRCWKDD; this comes from the coding sequence ATGACACAACTCGAATCGACGCCGGCGCAGTCCAATGTCGGTGAGTCGGCGGTTACGCTACACAGTGGTCCGGTATCAGACCGAGCCGTCCGCGCGGAGCTAGAAATCGAGCGCGGCGGAAGCTGTCCGGTCGATGATCTCGAGGCGGACATCGTCGGGTTCGACATCCGTTTTCAGGGTAACCGGTGTCTTGCCGAAGCCGAGATCCGAGAGTGCGAAGACCAAACCACCACGACGAAACAGTTCTCCAGCGACGTCTGCACCCACTGTCCGGGGATTGTGTTTTCGGTCTATGACTGCATTCCACGGTTTCTCGAGGCGACCGAGGACACGTTCGTGGTCGAGACCCACCTCGAGAGTGTGGACGTGCTTTCGGCGCTGGTCAACGATATCAGAGAGCGAGCCAACCGCGTGACCGTTCGATCGATCACCCATACCGGCGTGTCCGACCAGAACGAACGGTGTTCGATCGATCTCTCGGTGTTGACGCCGAAACAGCGCGAGGCCATCACGGTTGCACAGGAAGCGGGGTATTACGACCTGGACAGTTCGGGATCGCTCGGAACGGTCGCCGACCGAATCGGCATCTCCAAGTCGGCACTCTCACAGCGGCTCAGTCGTGCGGAGGGAAACATTCTCAGACAGCTGAACTGTGCGTGTCGTTGCTGGAAAGACGACTGA
- a CDS encoding DUF7114 family protein: MDRAETCRRAAYDAIADVEPAALYEFITTTLENASMAPGALTLASAGALTDHTYVHNGSETHARTDVTHADASAPDEERAGSEHASSDRHLEGIAHHAAGVQLIYEGLRLTRSLAHEEPWTEFDGDSHADLEILAADILVARGFYLLARTDAADKAVETVRHFGRDQTLRASASDADRPAYDANLERDVLELAIRTGATAVDATPTPALLSLATDITATLEGEFPPADDCVPALETGAFAGPDGETPSGTDLESPATDRVPSASDH; this comes from the coding sequence ATGGATCGGGCCGAAACCTGCCGGCGAGCCGCATACGACGCCATCGCCGACGTCGAACCGGCAGCCCTCTACGAATTTATCACAACCACGCTCGAGAACGCCTCGATGGCACCCGGGGCCCTCACACTCGCTAGCGCCGGTGCCCTCACGGACCACACCTACGTGCACAACGGTTCGGAAACACACGCACGGACCGACGTCACACACGCCGACGCGAGCGCACCCGACGAGGAACGAGCCGGCAGTGAACACGCGTCGAGCGACAGGCATCTCGAGGGAATCGCCCACCACGCCGCCGGCGTCCAGCTGATCTACGAAGGCCTCCGGCTCACTCGATCGCTCGCCCACGAGGAACCCTGGACCGAATTCGACGGCGACAGTCACGCCGACCTCGAGATCCTGGCCGCCGACATCCTCGTCGCCCGCGGCTTTTATCTCCTCGCGCGCACCGACGCCGCCGACAAAGCCGTCGAAACCGTTCGCCACTTCGGTCGCGATCAGACCCTCCGCGCGAGCGCATCCGATGCCGACCGACCGGCCTACGACGCAAACCTCGAGCGCGACGTCCTCGAACTCGCGATCAGAACCGGCGCGACCGCCGTCGACGCCACCCCAACCCCCGCCCTCCTCTCGCTCGCCACCGACATCACGGCCACCCTCGAGGGCGAGTTCCCGCCCGCAGACGACTGTGTCCCGGCCCTCGAGACAGGGGCGTTCGCCGGCCCGGACGGAGAGACGCCTTCAGGGACCGACCTCGAATCACCCGCGACCGACCGTGTACCGTCGGCGAGCGACCACTGA
- a CDS encoding enoyl-CoA hydratase/isomerase family protein, with product MIEVDDGEGIRTILLDRPTRRNALTPDGLEALESAVAETPHSVIFLEGAGPAFCAGADLDVVAGLDRDGAEAFARLGQRVANAIADSDAVVVAGIDGPARGGGLELALACDIRVGTPEATLGEPGVTFGLFGAWGGTVRLPRIVGEGVALELACTGRVLEAEEALQAGLLSRLEDEPRTVAETIVEYPTDTLAVLQSRIRDRADRATQEEREALAFGALVESHGEAIARRFG from the coding sequence ATGATCGAAGTCGACGACGGGGAAGGGATTCGAACGATTCTGCTCGACCGGCCGACGCGGAGAAATGCGTTGACGCCCGACGGTCTCGAGGCACTCGAGTCCGCGGTGGCCGAGACGCCCCACTCGGTGATCTTTCTCGAGGGTGCTGGCCCGGCGTTCTGTGCGGGTGCTGATCTGGACGTGGTGGCGGGACTCGATCGGGATGGGGCGGAAGCGTTCGCTCGCCTGGGCCAGCGGGTGGCGAACGCGATTGCGGACAGCGACGCGGTCGTCGTCGCCGGGATCGACGGTCCGGCCAGGGGTGGCGGGCTCGAGCTCGCGCTGGCCTGTGATATTCGCGTCGGGACGCCGGAAGCGACGCTGGGCGAACCTGGCGTGACCTTCGGGCTGTTCGGCGCGTGGGGTGGGACGGTTCGACTGCCCCGCATCGTCGGCGAGGGGGTTGCTCTCGAGTTGGCGTGCACCGGGCGGGTACTCGAGGCCGAAGAGGCCCTGCAGGCCGGACTCCTGTCGCGACTCGAGGACGAGCCCAGAACCGTCGCCGAGACGATCGTCGAGTATCCGACGGATACGCTCGCCGTCTTGCAATCACGGATTCGGGACCGGGCAGACCGGGCGACTCAGGAAGAGCGAGAAGCGCTCGCGTTCGGGGCGCTCGTCGAGTCGCACGGAGAGGCCATCGCTCGCCGATTCGGCTAA